Proteins encoded within one genomic window of Chrysemys picta bellii isolate R12L10 chromosome 6, ASM1138683v2, whole genome shotgun sequence:
- the LOC135972354 gene encoding uncharacterized protein LOC135972354: MQSSPAVMAVQSGNRKRAPAWTDREVLDLIAVWGDESMLSELRSKRRNAKIYEKISKDMAERGYSRDATQCRVKIKELRQGYQKTKEANGRSGSHPQTSRFYEALHSILGAAATTTPPVTVDSEDGILSTAGSSDMLGDGEDEEGDEEGEAVGSSHNADFPDSQDLFITLTEIPYEASPAITPDTESGEGSATPSATVSQPSLESHSQRLARIRRRKKRTREDMFSELMASSQAQAAQQTQWRENLTRMHQANMDREERWRQEDQQATQTLLGLLREQTDTLRRLVDVLQERRQEDRAPLQSISNRPPPPPSPIPTSPKVQRRRGGRVPANSHSTPAESSSSRRLSFPKI, translated from the exons atgcagagctctccagcagtgatggccgtgcagtctgggaatagaaagagagccccagcatggactgatcgtgaagtcttggatctcatcgctgtgtggggcgatgagtccatgctttccgagctgcgatccaaaagaaggaatgcaaagatctacgagaagatctctaaagacatggcagagagaggatacagccgggatgcaacgcagtgccgcgtgaaaatcaaggagctgagacaaggctaccagaagaccaaagaggcaaacggacgctccggatcccatccccagacatcccgtttctacgaggcactgcattccatcctcggtgctgccgccaccactaccccaccagtgaccgtggactctgaggatgggatactgtccacggccggttcctcagacatgttaggggacggggaagatgaggaaggagatgaggagggcgaggcagttggcagctctcacaacgctgatttccccgacagccaggatctcttcatcacccttacagagatcccctacgaagcgtccccagccattaccccggacacagaatctggtgaaggatcagcca ccccgtctgcgactgtctcacaacctagcctggaatcacactcccagaggctagcgcggattaggcgtaggaagaagaggacacgggaggacatgttctctgagcttatggcctcttcccaagcccaggcagcacagcagacccagtggcgggagaacttgacccgaatgcaccaagccaacatggatcgggaggagaggtggcggcaggaagaccagcaggcgactcaaacgctgcttggactactgagggagcaaacggacacgctccggcgccttgtggatgttctgcaggaacggaggcaggaggacagagccccgctgcagtccatctctaaccgccctcccccgccaccaagtcccatacccacctcacccaaagtgcaaagaaggagaggcggcagagtccctgctaactctcactccacccctgcagagagctctagtagcagaaggctctcatttcccaaaatttga